The Anaerolineae bacterium region CTCATTTCAATATCCTGCTGATTGATTGAAATCGGCATGGTATTGACAAGCCCTGAAACCACATCTTCACCCTGATTTCCGAGCGTAAAATCGCCCCACAACCTTAAGATATCCCCGGACCATCTCGGATTATGGGTAAAAAAGACTCCTGAACCCGACTGTCGGCCAAGATTGCCGAAAACCATTTTCTGAACAGTAACGGCCGTGCCCCAGTCATCTGATATGCCCATAATTTTACGGTAAGCTTTGGCTTTTGATTCTTCCCAGGATCCGAGGACGCTTTTTATTGCCATATACAGTTGTTCGAACGGATCTTCTATAATGTTAATCCCGGCATCCCTTATCATATCCTTATAAGCCAGAGCCACTTTTCTCATCTCTTGGCCGGGGAACCCTCTTTTATAAGGGATACTCAGGCGTTGCTTGAACTCATTAATAATTGCGTCAAAATCATTCCTCTCAAGATTATATGACATACCATAACACTGGAGAAACCTGCGATAATTATCCCATGCAAACCAGCTGTTGTTGGTTTGCATGGCAATTCCGGCTGCAATCTCCTCATTTAATCCGACATTAAGGAAGCTATACATCATTCCGGGTTGTGAAACAGCCCCTCCGCTTCTAACAGAAATGAGCAAAGGGTTTTTCGGGTCTCCAAACTTTTTTTCCGTAACCTTTTCCAGGTCGCATATCTGGCTGTAAAGCTGTTTTTTGAAATACTCCCGTGCCGGAGGAAAATTGTCGATCACCTCTCTTGAACGAAACACCTCCGTGGTTATAATAAAACCCGGAGGCACCGGCAAACCGTAATTTATCAGCTTAATTATGTTAAACCCTTTGTTGCCTAAATATATCAAGCCAAAAACCTTTTTATTTACCGGCACAAAAGGGCTTAAAGCCCGTTGAGGATCATAGTTGAGAAGCTGGTGGAGCTTATCTTTAGGCAGTTTGTCTGACTGGTGAAAAAGTGTGTTCAGTATTCGACCTAAAAACAGGTCAAGCTGCTGAAGCCCTAATGACAGCGCCAGCCTGTCGCGGAAAAAGATTTCCGACACCCTTTGCGCTATCTCTTCAGAGTTAATCACTCCCTCTTTGGGAAGATATTTCTCTGAAATACGGTCAATAGGGGTTTGAGCCAGTATTACGGTCAGATTCTGTTCGTGGATATTATGAAAATAATCATTAATTATATTTTTTACAGCGAGCGTAACCCCCTTGAATATATCAACATACTGGGTAAAGGTAAAACCCCTTACTTCGAGCAGATGGGCTAAAAGATCAAGTTGACGCTCCATTTCGATTGATGAGATTCCATTTAACTGCAACGCCCTGTTAAACAATAGTAACCGGTCGTAAATCTGATAAAAAGTGGCTCTGGTGATAATGCTGAGATCAATGCTTTCAATAAATTCCTCAAACAATGCATTGACTATCGATTCTATCCGAAAGGTAAGCCCAAGCGCATCAAATTTTCTTTCGTGGTAAAACCCGTATATAGACGGTATATCAACAGCAAAATGTCTTTTCTTATAAATATCTTCCCTAATCTCATACGATTTTGAAGAAATTATGATTTTTTTGAGCAGATCAAGATAATCAAGCAGCATGCAAAGCTTTTTCTTTAAATCAGGTTCAATAAGAGCCTTTTTAAGCGCGTCTATATCCGGAAATGCATCGATTTTAAATCGTGAAAGATAATGGTCGATTTCGCTGTCTGATTTTAAGCTGAATATGAGGTCGTATTTTTGATGTAAAAGTTTGTAAAAGGATATGGTCATTTTCACCCGCTTAATATCTTTTTCAGACACCTTTGAAATATCTGCTGCATGGCTTTGCAGTTCTTTTTCATTTAAAGCAATGAGGTCGTCCGGTAAATATAGCTTCTTTGCTTTAAGGTGTAACATTACCCTGTGAACGCCATCAATATAAGGGCCTCGGGTATGGATTTGATCAAAAATACCGGGTGGGATAAAAGGCTTTAGAATCTCCCTGTTTTTGGTTTGCCAGAAATTAATAACCGCTTCCATAAAGCCGATCATCCTGCTGCTGCTTTCAACATGGCTCTGTTTTCGCAGAAAATGTATAAGAACATCCTTTTGGTGTGTTAATTCATCGAGCTGTGTTGATATATCCCTTAGCATTCCTTCAGCGCCTATATCATTAAAATATACAGGAAAGAGCCTTGCGAGCTGTTTTGCAAGATTATATACAGATCTGATATCGCTGTTTAAAAATCGTGTAATATCGCGGGGAAACAGGTCGGTATCCTTGATAAAAACACCGCATAGAGACAGATGAATCGTCAGGTGGGAAATAAGCCTTGTTGACCATTTGGGGTTAAGCTCGATAAGCTCCAGCCAGGTCCTTATATTTTGCATGTGTGAGCTGTTGACCTGTATCTGCCAGTCGCTTCCGACCCCTTTTATCATTGGTGACTGAAAACCAATGGCAACCAGGTGATCAATAAAAAAATTCACAAGGTCGATTTGATCTGTTTTATATACTCCCTTACCCATATTAAGGACGCAGTTTAAAACAGTGGCAGGAAATTTATCGGCCAGCCCTCTTAATATGGAAAAGGTTTTCTCTATCAGTTTGTGGATATTCCCGCCTTTTTCATGCTCTATAAGCTGGGAAAGGGTTCTGTTGATATCTCTTAAAGCTTCTTCGTAAATGATTGAAAGTCCGGGTGTCTTCATTGTGTGGAAAAGAAATATAAGTTTCCACAGGTTGCCTTTGCCGGTTTTCGCTCCTGCTTCAACCAGTCTTTGTGGGATCTCCTTGTATATTTCAACAATCTGACTGTATGCCGGCAGTTCTAACAGGTTTTGTAAAATTTTTTTAGAGTCAATACCATTTTGCAGGGCGATTTTGCCTGTAATTGACTGCCATTTGTTAATTTGCTTATGAGATATATATTTAAAAATTTCATCAAACGGTTCTTTGTCGTCAATATCACCAGCCTCGTTTTTAAACCAGTCAAACGGATCCTCCTCGCTTAGCCAGTAAGAATATGTATGCTTGAAATATTTTAACAAAACCAGGTTGATTGCCCGGTAATCTACATTTGTGAGATCATGCGTATGATTTAGAATTGCTTTGGCCAGTCTTTTTATCTGATAGAAGCTTTTAACAAACAGAAAGAAACCATCTTTTTTATAATTCCTGATGCTGTCAAAGGAGCTATCGATTACAGGCATGAACCTTTTGATATCCGGACCGGAATCTTTTATGATTTTTTGCAGGAAAAGAAGAAGATTGTCTACGGCATCGGCTTTGATCTTAATATTGTTTTCAGATATAATAGCATGGTTAAAGATATTTACTAAAAGAGTTGCTGCATCAGGACCTTTAGGATGGTTTTTAAGAAGATGAAAATAATTCAGGGAATAATTTCTTGCTTCCCTGACAATAAATTCCCAGTTTTTATAAGGGTGGGAAAGCTCCTTCAAAAAGGTATTTAAACCGTCCATAACTCCATAGTACTTGGACATTATCTCCTGAAGGATTGAATATTTGTCCTCTATGGCAACATCAACACGATAGCATTCCAGGTTTATTTCAAGGGCTTTTGATTTCAATTCCTCAATTCCTTCCGGGCTTCAATGCGGGCTTTGAGTCTTGGAAATTTATTCATGTCTGTATGCGGCAAAAACAGGGAGGCCATATAATTATTCATATATGATGCTGTTTCCGATAGTTCAAAGTTTGTAATCTTTCTGGTTACCTCTACCACATCTTTCCTTATATGGTTTGCCAGACAGATCATTGTTGCGCCGGTAAGTGATCCATTGCCGATAAAAACAACCTTATCAGGATCTGTTTCAGGCAGCAGACCAATTGTCATTGCCTTTTCCAGGTCCACATAACTTCCAAACCCGCCTGCCAGAATAATACGGTCAATATCGTCAATACTGAGCCCGACCTCTCCGAGAAGAGTCATGCATCCGCTGAACATTGCGCCCTTTGCTCTGATAAGATTATCGATATCCGGTTCGGTAATGACAATGTCCCTGTCTATGTGTGTAACATCCGCCTTTGCGAGTACATACTCATATATGCCGTTATTCTGTCTTATACGATCTGTATCAAGACTGCGATCAAACTTGCCAAGGTTATCAACAACTCCCTGCTCAAACATTTCAGCTGCAATATTGATAAGGCCGCTGCCGCATATTCCTTTTGGCCGGACATTTCCTATGGTTATATTCATCGGCTCAAGCGTGAGGGGGTCTATGGAAAAATCTTCTATCGCTCCTTTTGTGGCGCGCATTCCAAATTTTATGCCGCCCCCTTCAAAAGCCGGGCCTGCAGAACATGCCGCACATGCAAGCCACTCTCTGTTGCCGATTACAATTTCAGCATTTGTGCCGATATCCATATACAGGGTAAGCTTTTCAGAGCGATACATTCCTGATGCCATTATACCGGCGACAATATCGCCTCCCACATAGCTTGATATCTCAGGATATATCAATGTGGTAACATGCTCACCTAATGCCATGCCCAACTCAATCGCCTTGATCGGCGGATACAACGCTGAAGTCGGCACATACGGCGAACGCCTGATGTATTTTGGGTCAACCTTCAGCATAAGCTGGGTCATAGTTGTGTTGCCCGCCAATGTAACTAATACAATTTGTTCAGGGTCAATTGCGGTATCATTAATTATCTTGCGCAGAATATTGTTGATGGTTTCCAAACTAACTTCATAAAGCTTTTCAAGCCCTCCTGGTTTTTCCGCATATATAAGCCTGGTGATTACATCTTCTCCAAAACCTATCTGTTTGTTAAAATCACCGTAATCAGCCATGATTTTGCCTGTATTTAGATCTATCAGCCGGACATAGATGGTTGTTGTGCCTATATCCATGGCAACTCCATAGCTTTCCCCGCTCGTATCACCGGGCTGGACATCGACGATATGAGTCTTTCTTCCGGCTTGGACCGGGCGGGCAAGAGTAACGGTTATTTTAAAATTATTTTTTCTGAAAACCTCCGGGATCTTACGTATAACCGGCAGATTAATGACAAGACGACGCTCGTTGAAATTCAGTTTCAGGTAATTAACAAGTCTTGCAACGTCAGACAGGTTGTCTTTTACAGAAGGCTCAGGTAGTTTAATATATATTTTTTCAACAGGGGGCAGGAAACAGCTGTTTTGCTTTAACTGCTTAAAATCCATTTCCTTGATACGGGCGGCTTGTCTGGGAGTGCTTTGCATGTTAAGCATGCTTGCATCAACATCCGATTCTACAGGTATACGTACAACCATGTCGCTTTTTACATTACTCAAACATGCCTGCCGGTATCCGGCCGCGCATTCTTCTTGGCTTAACTTTTCCGTTATTCCTCCATCAACATCCCCCTGCTCGATAATAACACGGCACTTGCCGCACACACCTTCCCCTCCGCACGAGGCATTAATATGCACCCCTGCCTCCATGGCGGCACGGATAATATTTTCTCCATCCCTTACGGTTATCCTCTTGTTGTGAGGCAAAAATAAAATTGTGTGCCTGATCATGTCCTGCTCCATTTTACTCCCCTATTTTAATAGTATAGGAAATCCCATTTTTTGCCTAATGAATTCAGCACTATAAGACAAATATATCGCTGAACAGGAAAGTGCCTAAAGTGAGCTAAAGTGTCTAAAATGCCTAAAGTTGTGGTACGCCTTCGGCGTGCTAATTGATAACCCACTTGCCGGCCAACTACTCCTGCAGGAGCTACAGGATGTTGTCACTCCACTACTTTAGACACTCATAACTTTAAAATCAGCAGCACTGAAGGTGCAGTCCTTAACTTTAGGCACTTTAGCTCACTTTAATATACTTTAGGCACTTATGTCCGCACCGAAGGTGCGCTATTTTAATTCATCGAATCTGCAGTTAAGTGAAAGAACATCGCCATCAAAAATAGTCGTGGTTTTGTAAGGCACGCTTTTAAACAGCCTGATCATTGCCTGGTTTTGCGGCGAAGTATAGGCTGTAAAACCGGCAATTCCGTTTTCACGCGCAGCTTCGGAAAGTTTTCGCATCAGGATTCTGCCAATCCCTTTCCCCTGGTAGCTCCTGTTTACGGAAAAGGCTACCTCTGCCACGTTTTTTACTTCGTCAAGCAAATATTCTCCCACTCCAACAACATTTCTAAAGCCGGATTCACCGATAATTGCGACAATGGTAAGGTTTTTAATATAATCTATCTGCGACATGCCTTCAGCCTCTTCACGCACAAAGATTTTCTTTTCATGGAAAAATCTTAAAATAATATCACTTTTTTCCTGGTTGTAAAAGTGCTCCTGCAACCTTCTTTCATCGACCGGTTTTGCGGGTCTGATGGTTACCGGTTCGCCTTCGATTGTAAGTGTTTCTTCAAGATCAAGAGGATAAACGCCGTGAATGGATTTTTTAAGCTCGCGCTTTGCGCTAAGCAGACCCATCTGTTTGGCCTCAAAAAACAGCTCATCGCGAAAATCAGGATGAGCGATACTGATCATGGCCATAGCCCTTTCCTGGAGGCTTTTGCCGAACAGGTTGACAACGCCATACTCGGTAACAACACATTGAACATCACCCCTTGGAACTACTACGGCCATGTCGCTCAGCCTGGGGACAATCCAGCTCTTATCGGCGCTTATGGATGTCGATGGGAGCATAAGGATCGATTTACCCCCTTTAGATCGAGCTGTTCCTCTTATAAAGTCGAGCATACCTGAAACACCTGAAAAATAATCGTAAGAAAGGGTATCAGCGGCGACCTGGCCGGTGAGATCTACTGCCGTTGCCATGTTTAAGGAAACCATCCTGTAATGGCGGGAAATAATGCCGGGGTCGTTTACATAATCTGAAGGATGAAATTCTATGGCAGGATTATCATCTAAAAACTCGTACAGATAACCTGTTCCTATCGCGCTGCTTGCCACAAGCTTTCCCTCATTGAACCCCTTTTTCCGGTTTGTAATAACCCCTTTTGACACAAGGTCCATTATACCGTTTGTCAGATATTGAGTATGGACTCCAAGATCATTTTTACTAGAGAGGTTTGAAAGGATTGCTCGCGGCGTAGCGCCTCTGCCGATGTCAATTGTTGAGCCATCGTCAATAAGTCGCGCTATTTGTCTGCCGATAAGATTTGAAGACGCGGACTCTTTAGCCTCATCAATTGCAAGAAGATCCTCATCATATTCGACAACCACATCTACATCATTAACATGGATAAAGCTTCGGCCAAGCACCCTTGGCATTTTAGAGTTTACCTGGGCGATCACAAGATCGGCGGACATGGCTGCGGCCAGTGTTATATCCACGGAAATGCCAAGGCTTAACCATCCAAAATCATCCGGAGGAGACACCTGGATAAGGGCTACATGTATGGGAAGCTGTCTGTTCTTAAACAGAAAGGGCACCGCGGAAAGGTTTATCGGAGTAATAAATCGCATGTTTCCTGCAAAAGTATCAATAGCAGCAGACCCAAGATAAAAAGATCTAATATTCATGCTCCGGCAATTTGTTTTGTTTGCTATCAGTGTTAAAGGGGTGCTTCCCATGGTCATAAGGCGAACTATCTCAAGGTCTGTAAAGTTTGCTGATGCTTCACCGAGCTCTTTGACCAGATGCTGCGGTTCTCCGCATGATGATCCGATAAAAACCCTTTTGCCGGACCCGATCAATTTTACTGCTTCCCGGCCGGTTTTTTTGATGCCGGCATAATGATCTGCCCAATAGATCGCTTTAGCCATAATTATCCTTTGTTAAGTGGTAACCGTTCACGGTTGTAGGTTCACAGTTTTTGACTTTTTACAAGATCATCATTTTTATATAGACACAATCTAACTTATTAAGTAATAATTATCAAGTTAAACTGCATTACTCAAGTTTCGCACCCTTTTTATTTATCAAAGCCTTTAACCCTTCTAAGGCGGATAAAACGGTAAGGGCCAAAATAAATTTTTTAATAAGGATATTATGCAACTTTCGGCCCAACAAAAAGAGGCTGTTGAATATATCGGTTCTCCGGCGTTGGTCGTAGCAGGCGCAGGCTCAGGGAAAACACGGACATTGACCGCTAAAATCTCTCATCTTATGTCAAGCGGCTATGATCCCGAGCGTATTCTTGCGATTACATTTACCAATAAGGCTGCAGACGAGATGAAGAGCCGGCTTGTTCGTATGACAAAAATCCCGGCAGAACGTTTCCCGTGGGTTCGAACATTTCATTCCGCATGTTTTAAAATCTTAAAGAAACATTGCTCCCTGCTTGGGTATAATATTCCTCTCCAGATCTACGCGGGATACCATCAACAAAAGATAATCAAGGATATTATTGTAGGAAAAATGAATTTTGAGAAAAAGCATGTCCAACCTGTTTTAGCTCAAATTTCCAGTGCAAAAAACTCCGGCAATCCCTTTGAATATCTTGACCATAAGCTTCACTCTTTCCGTATCAGATTGCTCGATGTTTTTAATCTTTATGAAAAGGAACTTAAATCAAATAATGCTGTTGATTTTGATAATATTTTGATTTTGACACGCAATCTGCTTCAAGATCACAAAGATGTGCGCAAGCAGTACCAAAAGCTTTTCCAGTTTATTCTTGTGGATGAATATCAGGACACCAATAATCTTCAGGAGGATCTTACAGGGCTGTTGCTTGGAAACGGCAACCTCTTCTGCGTAGGTGATGACTGGCAGGCAATTTATTCATTTAGAGGAAGCAATATGGACCATTTTCTGTTGTTTCCTGAAAAGTACAAAGAGGCAAAGGTTTTCAGGCTGGAACAGAACTATCGTTCCGCAGACGAGATTGTTCGGACGGCAAATGATCTGATCGGATACAATGACAACAAGATGGAAAAAAGGTGCTTCTCTGACAAGCGTGGGGGATTGGTTGAGATTTATGATTTTTTCGATGAAAAAAAAGAGGCTGTATGGGTTGCCGGAAAGATCAAATCTCTTGGTGAAATGGGTCTTGCTTATAGTAAAATGGCTGTTTTGTACAGGACTAAATTTTGCTCTCTTTCCTTTGAGAAGGCATTCAGATCTTTTGGAATTCCGTACCGGATGTTAGGTGGAAAGGGGTTTTTTGAACGTAAGGAGGTCATGGATATAAACTGCTATCTTACCGCAGCGGTTTTTGAAAAAGATGATGCATCCTTTGAGCGGATTGTAAATATTCCCAAACGGGGGATCGGTCCCGCGGCTGTCAATAAGATCGCTCAGATAAAAACAGGCGAGATGAGCCTTCAGGACGCTGCGCGCAAGGCTCTTGGTGAAAAGCTTCTGGCTCCCGCAATATATAATTCTCTCAGCGCGTTAATCAGGTTGCTTGATGATATTAAGGATATGAAACCTGATGCTGCAATCCGCGAGATATTGTTAAAGGTTAACTATCTGGATTATATTAAAGAGTATTCCATAGCCGGTTCAATGGATTATACGTCAAGGGAGGAAAACATTGACCAGCTTATTTATTCAGCTTCCCAAAAAGATACAATTGTAGAATACCTTGAAGAAGCCGCCCTGATTAAGGAGGACAAAGAAGATGAAGAAGACAAAAAAAGCGGGGTAATTCTGTCAACTATACACGCTTCCAAGGGGTTGGAGTACAGGGCGGTCTTTGTGGTTGCATGTGAAGAACAGCTTTTCCCTCACTGGAGGTCCATGGATTCAGAAATGGGTCTTAATGAGGAACGTAGACTTATGTATGTTGCGATGACAAGGGCCGAGCATTTTTTATTTTTGACTCATGCAAATTATAGAAGGGGTCAATTCAACAAAAAAAGCCGGTTTTTAGATGAAATCAATGATTCATTAAATTATGATGGCATCGTAAAAAGTAAAAAAACCACTCTTTGCAATTAGGAGAAATCTGCAATGGTAGAATTTGCCTATCAGGAAATGTTTCCCTTGAAAGATGATTTCACCCCTTATCGTTTAATAACAACAGACCATATCGGCTTAAAATCCTTTCTGGACTTTGAGATAGTGAAAATCGCCCCTGAGGGGCTTACCCTCCTTGTCGAACAGGCATTCAAAGATGTATCCCACCTGCTCAGACCGTCTCATCTCAAGCAATTAGCAATGATTGTTGATGACCCGCAAGCTTCTAGAAACGACAGATATGTTGCCCTTGAGATGCTGAGAAATGCGGTTATTTCCGCACAAGGGGTATTCCCTCTGTGCCAGGATACCGGAACCGCTGTTGTTATAGGCAAAAAGGGGCAAAAGGTTTGGACCGGTTTTTCTGACAAGGAGGCTATTTCAAAGGGGATATTTAATGCCTATACAAAAAACAATCTGCGTTATTCACAGCTGGCTCCATTAACCATGTTTGATGAAATAAATACAGGATGCAATCTTCCCGCCCAGATAGAACTGTATGCCGCAAAAGGGGATGAATATAATTTTCTTTTCATTGCAAAGGGAGGGGGGTCTGCAAATAAAACCTTATTTTATCAGGAAACAAAGGCGATATTGACACCTGAGAAGCTGGTCGGCTTTCTGGAAAATAAAATGAAATCCCTTGGAACCGCTGCATGCCCTCCTTATCATCTTGCTTTTGTTGTCGGAGGAACCTCTGCTGAAGCAAATTTAAAGACGGTTAAACTGGCCTCAGCCGGATATCTGGATACCCTCCCCGAAAAAGGAAATAAGTTGGGGCATGCTTTCAGAGACATGAAACTTGAAGCGCAATTGCTTAAGATATCACGCGAACTCGGAATCGGCGCACAATTCGGAGGAAAATATTTCTGCCACGATATAAGAGTGGTGCGACTTCCACGGCACGGAGCATCCTGTCCAATAGGCCTTGGCGTAAGCTGCAGCGCGGACAGGAACATCAAGGCAAAAATTACGCGTGACGGTATTTTTCTGGAAAGGCTTGAACCTGATCCGGCAAACTATCTTCCGTGTCCGCAAATAGACAAATATGATGCCGTGCGAATAGACCTGAATAAGCCCATAGATGAGATCAGGACAATTTTGAGCAAATACCCTGTAGCAACCCCTCTTTTGCTAAACGGTAAAATTGTTGTGGCAAGAGACATGGCTCATGCCAGGCTAAAAGAGCGGCTCGACAGTGGCCAAGGTCTTCCGAGCTATTTTAAAGACCACATTATATATTATGCAGGTCCGGCAAAAACCCCGCCCGGATATCCTTCCGGTTCCTTTGGCCCTACGACTGCCGGGCGCATGGACCCTTACGTGCCTGTTTTCCAGAAACACGGCGGCTCCATGATAATGCTTGCCAAGGGAAACCGTTCCATGGAGATTGTAGATTCGTGTAAAAAATACGGCGGTTTTTACCTTGGGTCTATTGGTGGGCCTGCCGCACGGCTGGGCAAAGAGTGTATTACAGACATTGAAACCATTGCCTATCCCGAACTGGGCATGGAATCAATCTTGTTGATTACAGTAAAGGATTTTCCGGCATTTATTATTATCGATGACAAGGGAAATGATTTTTTTCAAAATCTTCTGACTTAAACTTGATGGCTTTGTAAAAAGCTATGTTATGCCGCTTTACGGCACTGCGGGCCAAAATAAATTTGGCTCTTTTACCGCCTTGAGTTTGCTTGGAAATCAGGGCGCAAAACTTGAGTTAAGTTATTTGAAAGTCTAAAAATTTGTTATTGCGAGCAAGGCATTGCATTTTAAGACCCGGAGTTTCACTAAATCATATTCATTGTTTGAAATATGTTTTTTTTCTTTACATCTAATTTAATATAAGACATATTATAACTCAAGTTAACAATCTCGTAAAAAGTCGAAAAATACCATTTTCCGTCATTCCGGCGAAAGCCGGACACGAAGTGAAGCATCAGCGCTATCCAGTAAATTCAATACGTTCTGGATGCCCCCGTATTAAGTACGGGGCAGGCTTATCAAGTCCGGCATGACGATTTCGAGACTTTTTACGAAGCCGTCAAATAAGACGGTTTTGTAAAAAGTAGAATTCAGAATATAATATAAGGAGAACGGCGCTATGGCAAAAAAAATGAAAACAATCGATGGGAATACAGCAGCCGCGCATGTGGCATATGCTATGAGCGATGCCGCTGCCATTTATCCAATTACCCCTTCATCTTCTATGGGGGAATTGTGCGATGAATGGGCAGCCGGCGGCCGTAAGAATATATTTGGACAGACCATGACAGTCCGTGAGCTTCAGTCAGAAGCCGGAGCTGCGGGCACTGTTCACGGATGCCTTGCTTCCGGCGCTCTTACAACAACCTTTACAGCCTCGCAGGGCCTTCTTTTGATGATTCCCAACATGTATAAGATAGCAGGGGAGCTGCTGCCGGCTGTTTTTCATGTCACGGCCAGGGCTATTGCAGGGCATGCTCTCTCTATTTTTGGAGATCATCAGGATGTCATGGCTGTCCGGCAGACAGGTTTTGCTCTTTTGTCATCAAACTCTGTGCAGGAAGCCATGGACCTGGCGCTGGTGACGCATCTGTCTGCAATTGAAGCAAGTATTCCTTTTATACATTTCTTTGACGGGTTCCGGACTTCTCACGAAATACAAAAAGTCGAAATGATCGACTATGATGATATGGCCGGGCTAATCAACATGGATGCTGTTAAAGCGTTTCGCGCAAGAGGCGTAAATCCTGAAAGGCCTGAGCTCAGGGGTACTGCCCAGAACCCTGATATTTATTTTCAGGGGCTGGAAGCGGCTAATTCCTATTACCGGAAGATTCCTGTTATTGTCGGCAATTACATGAAAAAGGTATCTGCCCTGACCGGTCGCAAATACAGGCTCTTTGATTATGTGGGCGATCCGGATGCAGAGAGAATTATCGTTTCCATGGGTTCTTCCTGTGAAACCATTGAAGAGGTTGTCAATTACCTGACAGCCAGAGGAGAACGGGTGGGTCTGGTAAAGGTTCGTCTGTATCGTCCTTTTTCAATCGAACATCTTTTTGCCGCCATACCCGCAACAGCCGATCGCATCACAGTTCTTGACAGGACAAAGGAAAAGGGGGCGGTCGGAGATCCTCTCTATCTGGATGTATGCGCGGCTTATATGGAACGGGGTGAAATGCCGACCCTCATCAACGGCCGGTATGGCATGGGGTCAAAAGAGTTTAATCCCGGCATGGTCAAGGCGGTCTTTGACAACATGAATTCAGCAGGCCCGAAGAATCATTTTACGGTAGGTATTACCGATGATGTTACTCATACATCTCTGGAAGTGGAAGAGGGGCTTGATGTGGCTCCGGAAGGGACCGTGCAGTGCAAATTCTGGGGACTGGGTGCAGATGGCACAGTGGGCGCAAATAAAAGCGCAATCAAAATTATCGGCGACAATACCGACATGTATGCCCAGGCTTACTTTGCCTATGATTCCAAAAAATCGGGCGGAATCACCATGTCTCACCTGCGTTTTGGCGATACGCCGATCAAGTCTACCTATCTGATCGATTCAGCCGATTATATTGCCTGCCATAAGGCCAATTATGTAAATATCTATCCGATACTTGAAGGTATCAAGCATGGCGGAATTTTTGTGCTTAATTCCGACTGGACTCTGAAAGATATGGAGAACAGACTTCCTGCTCACATGCGCCGGACTATTGCCCGGAAGAATCTTAAGTTTTATAATATTGATGCTGTAAAGATCGCTTCCGAGATAGGCCTTGGAGGCAGGATCAATATGATCATGCAGACTGTATTTTTC contains the following coding sequences:
- a CDS encoding PEP/pyruvate-binding domain-containing protein — its product is MKSKALEINLECYRVDVAIEDKYSILQEIMSKYYGVMDGLNTFLKELSHPYKNWEFIVREARNYSLNYFHLLKNHPKGPDAATLLVNIFNHAIISENNIKIKADAVDNLLLFLQKIIKDSGPDIKRFMPVIDSSFDSIRNYKKDGFFLFVKSFYQIKRLAKAILNHTHDLTNVDYRAINLVLLKYFKHTYSYWLSEEDPFDWFKNEAGDIDDKEPFDEIFKYISHKQINKWQSITGKIALQNGIDSKKILQNLLELPAYSQIVEIYKEIPQRLVEAGAKTGKGNLWKLIFLFHTMKTPGLSIIYEEALRDINRTLSQLIEHEKGGNIHKLIEKTFSILRGLADKFPATVLNCVLNMGKGVYKTDQIDLVNFFIDHLVAIGFQSPMIKGVGSDWQIQVNSSHMQNIRTWLELIELNPKWSTRLISHLTIHLSLCGVFIKDTDLFPRDITRFLNSDIRSVYNLAKQLARLFPVYFNDIGAEGMLRDISTQLDELTHQKDVLIHFLRKQSHVESSSRMIGFMEAVINFWQTKNREILKPFIPPGIFDQIHTRGPYIDGVHRVMLHLKAKKLYLPDDLIALNEKELQSHAADISKVSEKDIKRVKMTISFYKLLHQKYDLIFSLKSDSEIDHYLSRFKIDAFPDIDALKKALIEPDLKKKLCMLLDYLDLLKKIIISSKSYEIREDIYKKRHFAVDIPSIYGFYHERKFDALGLTFRIESIVNALFEEFIESIDLSIITRATFYQIYDRLLLFNRALQLNGISSIEMERQLDLLAHLLEVRGFTFTQYVDIFKGVTLAVKNIINDYFHNIHEQNLTVILAQTPIDRISEKYLPKEGVINSEEIAQRVSEIFFRDRLALSLGLQQLDLFLGRILNTLFHQSDKLPKDKLHQLLNYDPQRALSPFVPVNKKVFGLIYLGNKGFNIIKLINYGLPVPPGFIITTEVFRSREVIDNFPPAREYFKKQLYSQICDLEKVTEKKFGDPKNPLLISVRSGGAVSQPGMMYSFLNVGLNEEIAAGIAMQTNNSWFAWDNYRRFLQCYGMSYNLERNDFDAIINEFKQRLSIPYKRGFPGQEMRKVALAYKDMIRDAGINIIEDPFEQLYMAIKSVLGSWEESKAKAYRKIMGISDDWGTAVTVQKMVFGNLGRQSGSGVFFTHNPRWSGDILRLWGDFTLGNQGEDVVSGLVNTMPISINQQDIEMRQTDITLESHFPLIFKALKDWSSELVYKKGWSPQEIEFTFESPSIKDLYLLQARDMTMRERKKVLTFYPEKISEDKYLGHGIGVSGGAMSGRVVFSLDEIDKWRKLEPETSLILLRADTVPDDIQEIYASDGLLTARGGLTSHAAVVAHRLGKTCVVGCVDLICNEKKKNCLFNKISLTAGDYISIDGREGSVYHDLIDIKEG
- a CDS encoding ASKHA domain-containing protein, translating into MEQDMIRHTILFLPHNKRITVRDGENIIRAAMEAGVHINASCGGEGVCGKCRVIIEQGDVDGGITEKLSQEECAAGYRQACLSNVKSDMVVRIPVESDVDASMLNMQSTPRQAARIKEMDFKQLKQNSCFLPPVEKIYIKLPEPSVKDNLSDVARLVNYLKLNFNERRLVINLPVIRKIPEVFRKNNFKITVTLARPVQAGRKTHIVDVQPGDTSGESYGVAMDIGTTTIYVRLIDLNTGKIMADYGDFNKQIGFGEDVITRLIYAEKPGGLEKLYEVSLETINNILRKIINDTAIDPEQIVLVTLAGNTTMTQLMLKVDPKYIRRSPYVPTSALYPPIKAIELGMALGEHVTTLIYPEISSYVGGDIVAGIMASGMYRSEKLTLYMDIGTNAEIVIGNREWLACAACSAGPAFEGGGIKFGMRATKGAIEDFSIDPLTLEPMNITIGNVRPKGICGSGLINIAAEMFEQGVVDNLGKFDRSLDTDRIRQNNGIYEYVLAKADVTHIDRDIVITEPDIDNLIRAKGAMFSGCMTLLGEVGLSIDDIDRIILAGGFGSYVDLEKAMTIGLLPETDPDKVVFIGNGSLTGATMICLANHIRKDVVEVTRKITNFELSETASYMNNYMASLFLPHTDMNKFPRLKARIEARKELRN